One stretch of Chitinophaga pendula DNA includes these proteins:
- a CDS encoding methyltransferase RsmF C-terminal domain-like protein, with product MAVLPEDFIATLPSLPGMQLASFLEVHAHPGRVTSLRFNPYKTDISNRQRIIAAMEATASPVPWNGLGAYLSQRPSFTLDPYFHAGAYYVQEASSMFTGYALQHTCALSQPLKVLDLCAAPGGKSTLIQSLISADSLLVANEVIRPRAALLADNITRWGAANVVVTNNDPRDFARLPGYFDVMVVDAPCSGSGLFRRDPEAVKEWSPENVMLCSQRQQRILADVLPALREDGTLIYSTCSYSREEDEDIMEWLATHEALENVPLPVPADWNIVTTEVNGMQGYRFYPDKIQGEGFFLSCFRKKQGGHFQPGKQRNALNTIVKKDIEKLQPWIRSAAPLAMVEHQGEVLLWPEVIAPAIALLQQHLYLRKAGVKAGQPGKELIPDHQLAVSLLAAPEIQRISLTLDQALQYLRKEDPQLGSVGKGWALMCYEDMPLGWAKLLPNRMNNYYPKELRILKQ from the coding sequence TTGGCCGTATTACCTGAAGATTTTATAGCAACCCTCCCTTCATTGCCAGGTATGCAACTGGCATCCTTTCTGGAAGTGCATGCGCATCCTGGCAGAGTGACCTCTCTTCGATTCAATCCCTATAAGACGGATATATCTAACCGGCAACGTATTATAGCTGCCATGGAAGCGACTGCCTCGCCGGTACCCTGGAATGGGCTGGGAGCGTATCTTTCCCAGCGTCCGTCCTTTACGCTGGATCCTTATTTTCATGCAGGCGCCTATTACGTTCAGGAGGCATCTTCTATGTTCACGGGCTATGCTTTGCAACATACCTGTGCACTCTCACAACCCCTAAAAGTATTGGACCTTTGTGCGGCACCCGGAGGTAAATCGACCCTGATACAATCCCTGATCTCAGCAGATAGCCTGCTTGTTGCCAATGAGGTGATAAGGCCAAGGGCAGCGTTGCTGGCAGATAATATAACCCGCTGGGGCGCAGCGAATGTGGTAGTGACCAATAATGATCCCCGGGATTTTGCCCGTTTACCGGGTTATTTTGACGTTATGGTCGTAGATGCTCCCTGCTCGGGTTCCGGTCTTTTCCGGCGCGATCCGGAAGCTGTGAAAGAATGGTCTCCTGAAAATGTGATGCTTTGCAGCCAGCGGCAGCAGCGTATTTTAGCCGATGTGTTACCCGCGCTGCGTGAAGATGGCACATTGATCTATTCTACCTGCTCGTATTCCCGGGAAGAAGACGAAGACATCATGGAGTGGCTGGCTACGCATGAGGCCCTGGAAAATGTACCACTTCCTGTACCGGCAGACTGGAATATCGTTACTACTGAGGTGAATGGTATGCAGGGGTATCGTTTTTATCCCGATAAGATACAAGGGGAGGGATTTTTCTTGTCCTGTTTCCGCAAAAAACAAGGCGGCCATTTCCAGCCAGGTAAACAGCGGAATGCGCTTAATACCATTGTCAAAAAAGATATTGAAAAGTTACAGCCGTGGATACGATCAGCGGCACCGCTGGCGATGGTGGAACACCAGGGAGAGGTGTTGCTGTGGCCGGAAGTGATCGCACCCGCAATAGCGCTGCTACAACAGCATTTATACTTGCGTAAGGCAGGCGTAAAGGCCGGGCAGCCGGGCAAGGAGCTGATACCTGATCATCAGCTGGCAGTGAGCTTGCTGGCGGCACCGGAGATACAACGTATATCCCTTACCTTGGATCAGGCATTGCAATACCTGCGTAAGGAAGATCCGCAACTGGGCAGTGTCGGAAAGGGCTGGGCCCTGATGTGTTATGAAGATATGCCATTGGGGTGGGCCAAGTTACTGCCCAATAGGATGAATAACTATTATCCTAAAGAACTGCGGATACTTAAACAATAA
- a CDS encoding DPBB and LysM peptidoglycan-binding domain-containing protein yields the protein MVKSIMPVLAFVLSAATVQAQDTLEVQGTTPDLYVTHAVKKGETFYSLGRAYGLPPKEIAAKNNLAFDQGLQLGQHVRIPLTGANFSQAGDVGAPSYRPVYHRVAEKETLYRISVNYNKVALDNVRHWNNLNGDGLKKDSYVIVGWVKGNGSSAVLAANTPAPAPAPVVKQTPAPVSAQPAPKPQETVKQDSNVSTPAPVASKPVTTPPPTPTAPAPAPSSTPPVTVASDASFEQLYQQQVGNGKGVTTEKGPGSWFKSNAGPGKYYALHNTAARGTIIKVTNPLNGRAIYAKVLDAIPQLKTNANLIIKLSDAAMSALGTNETKFYCELSYDD from the coding sequence ATGGTTAAATCGATTATGCCTGTTTTGGCATTTGTATTGAGTGCTGCTACGGTGCAAGCACAAGATACATTGGAGGTACAGGGCACCACACCAGATCTTTATGTAACGCACGCGGTCAAAAAAGGAGAAACCTTCTATAGTCTGGGCCGCGCGTACGGACTACCCCCGAAAGAAATTGCTGCAAAGAATAACCTGGCCTTTGATCAGGGTTTACAACTCGGACAGCATGTCCGTATACCGTTGACAGGTGCAAACTTTTCGCAGGCCGGAGATGTAGGAGCACCTTCTTATCGTCCGGTATATCACCGGGTAGCTGAAAAAGAAACACTTTACCGCATCAGTGTTAATTACAACAAAGTAGCGCTGGATAATGTACGGCACTGGAATAATCTTAATGGTGATGGACTGAAAAAAGATAGCTATGTGATCGTAGGATGGGTGAAAGGTAATGGCTCATCGGCGGTGTTGGCAGCCAATACACCGGCACCGGCACCGGCACCTGTTGTCAAACAGACACCAGCTCCTGTATCTGCGCAGCCAGCACCAAAACCACAAGAGACGGTTAAACAGGATAGCAATGTCAGCACACCTGCTCCGGTAGCCAGTAAGCCGGTGACGACTCCACCGCCAACACCTACGGCACCTGCTCCAGCGCCCTCTTCGACCCCACCTGTTACAGTGGCCTCAGATGCGAGCTTTGAACAGTTGTATCAGCAGCAGGTAGGCAATGGAAAAGGAGTAACGACGGAAAAAGGTCCTGGTTCCTGGTTTAAGAGTAATGCAGGCCCGGGCAAGTACTATGCCCTTCATAATACCGCCGCCAGAGGTACGATCATCAAGGTGACCAATCCGCTGAATGGCCGTGCTATCTATGCGAAGGTGCTGGATGCTATTCCCCAGCTCAAAACAAACGCCAACCTGATCATCAAACTCAGCGATGCAGCGATGTCTGCGTTAGGCACTAACGAGACAAAGTTCTATTGTGAACTGAGTTACGATGACTAA
- the fmt gene encoding methionyl-tRNA formyltransferase yields the protein MTDKKDLRIVFMGTPDFAVASLDILIQHGYHVVGVVTAPDKPAGRGLQLQESAVKKYAVSKGLKVLQPEKLKNPAFQEELRSLNATLQVVVAFRMLPITVWDMPPLGTINVHASLLPNYRGAAPINWAVINGEKQTGVTTFRLQHEIDTGNILFSDTVEIREDETAGELHDVLMQKGAGVLLKTVDALCNDTLEGTPQAHLDPDTLKHAPKLFKENCRIDWQQPMDHIYNLIRGLSPYPTAWTQLHGKSVKIFKATKDHTAPKEAPGTVVSDQKTFLKMAAADGYIQLEELQLEGKKRMDIVAFLRGYRFE from the coding sequence ATGACAGATAAGAAAGATTTAAGGATCGTATTCATGGGAACACCCGACTTTGCGGTGGCCTCCCTGGATATACTCATACAGCATGGCTACCATGTCGTGGGAGTGGTCACGGCTCCCGACAAACCAGCGGGCAGAGGATTGCAACTTCAGGAAAGTGCGGTTAAAAAATACGCGGTCAGCAAAGGACTGAAAGTGCTGCAACCGGAAAAGCTAAAGAACCCGGCATTCCAGGAAGAACTGCGTAGCCTCAATGCGACCTTACAGGTCGTAGTAGCATTCCGTATGCTGCCGATAACAGTATGGGATATGCCCCCACTGGGTACTATTAACGTACATGCTTCACTCCTGCCCAATTACAGAGGTGCAGCGCCCATCAACTGGGCAGTGATCAACGGAGAAAAACAGACCGGTGTCACCACCTTCCGTTTACAACACGAAATAGACACCGGCAATATACTGTTCAGCGATACAGTGGAAATACGGGAAGATGAAACTGCCGGAGAATTGCATGACGTACTGATGCAAAAAGGTGCAGGCGTATTACTCAAAACAGTAGATGCACTTTGTAATGATACCCTGGAAGGTACTCCACAAGCCCATCTGGACCCTGACACACTGAAGCATGCACCCAAACTATTCAAAGAGAATTGCCGCATCGACTGGCAACAACCAATGGATCACATTTACAACCTGATCAGAGGACTTAGTCCCTATCCCACTGCCTGGACACAACTGCATGGTAAGAGCGTAAAGATATTTAAAGCCACCAAAGACCATACTGCTCCGAAAGAAGCACCTGGCACGGTAGTAAGCGATCAGAAAACATTCCTGAAGATGGCCGCTGCTGATGGCTATATTCAGCTGGAAGAATTACAGCTGGAAGGCAAAAAACGGATGGATATCGTCGCCTTCCTGAGAGGATATCGTTTTGAATAG
- a CDS encoding exo-beta-N-acetylmuramidase NamZ family protein — MNKFLLFCGSLLCMTYLAHAQSPVITGAERTAAYLPLLEGKRVALLVNQTATLGRRHLVDSLLQLKVNIKKIFSPEHGFRGQADAGEKVGNSTDPQTGLPIVSLYGKHRQADAADLADVDVLIFDIQDAGARFYTYISSLQELMEAAATYNKPLIVLDRPNPNGHYVDGPVLDTSFRSFVGMQPIPIVHGMTTGEYARMLNGEQWLQNKLQCQLMVIPCQQYTHRTLYRLPVKPSPNLPDMAAIYLYPSLCLFEGTVFSLGRGTDKPFQVFGHPKFPATAYTFTPRSLPGAKDPVLKGQRCNGYDLSRDAAALSPQNNHQLQLKWLLEAYSKYPDKAGFFNNFFNKLAGNSTLQEQIKAGKSEASIRQSWQPAITAFKEIRKRYLLYPDFE; from the coding sequence ATGAACAAATTCCTGTTGTTTTGCGGCTCGCTCCTCTGCATGACATACCTGGCACATGCACAATCGCCGGTGATCACCGGTGCCGAAAGGACCGCCGCCTACCTCCCACTCCTGGAAGGTAAACGTGTAGCCTTGCTGGTCAACCAGACCGCTACATTGGGCCGTCGTCACCTGGTAGACTCCCTGCTGCAGCTGAAAGTAAACATCAAAAAGATATTCAGCCCTGAACACGGCTTCCGCGGACAGGCAGATGCAGGAGAGAAAGTAGGTAACAGCACCGATCCACAGACAGGACTTCCCATCGTATCCTTGTATGGCAAACACCGGCAAGCAGATGCCGCAGACCTCGCGGATGTGGATGTCCTGATCTTTGACATCCAGGATGCAGGCGCCCGCTTCTATACCTATATCTCTTCCTTGCAGGAACTGATGGAGGCCGCCGCCACTTACAACAAACCCCTCATCGTATTAGATCGGCCCAATCCAAACGGTCATTATGTGGATGGACCGGTATTGGATACCTCCTTCCGGTCTTTTGTAGGCATGCAGCCCATCCCCATCGTACACGGTATGACCACCGGTGAATATGCCCGCATGCTCAATGGTGAACAGTGGCTGCAAAACAAACTGCAATGCCAGCTGATGGTCATCCCCTGCCAGCAATACACCCATCGCACCCTGTATCGCCTGCCGGTCAAGCCGTCTCCCAATCTACCCGATATGGCAGCCATCTATTTATATCCCTCCCTCTGCCTGTTTGAAGGCACTGTATTCAGCCTGGGAAGAGGTACCGACAAGCCTTTCCAGGTATTTGGACATCCTAAGTTCCCCGCTACCGCATATACTTTTACCCCTCGTAGCCTGCCAGGTGCCAAAGATCCGGTACTGAAAGGGCAACGTTGTAATGGCTATGACCTCTCCCGGGATGCAGCCGCCCTCTCCCCTCAAAACAATCATCAGCTGCAGCTGAAATGGCTACTCGAAGCCTACAGTAAGTATCCCGATAAAGCGGGCTTTTTTAATAATTTCTTCAATAAACTAGCAGGCAACAGCACCTTGCAGGAACAGATCAAAGCTGGTAAAAGTGAAGCCAGCATCCGGCAGAGCTGGCAACCCGCTATTACCGCGTTTAAAGAAATACGGAAACGTTACCTGCTATATCCTGATTTCGAATGA
- a CDS encoding FKBP-type peptidyl-prolyl cis-trans isomerase: MQAVKNGDTVKVHYHGRLTNGTTFDSSEGRQPLEFKVGAGMVIKGFDNGVLDMKPGDKKTVHIPVVEAYGPKNEELIMDFPKANIPEDLKPEIGMELQMSNPQGNVFPVKVVAVKDEFITLDANHALAGEDLVFDIELVEIV; encoded by the coding sequence ATGCAAGCAGTAAAAAACGGGGATACAGTGAAGGTGCATTATCACGGCCGTCTCACCAACGGAACAACTTTTGATTCCTCTGAAGGCCGTCAGCCACTGGAGTTCAAAGTGGGCGCGGGCATGGTTATCAAAGGATTTGATAATGGCGTGCTGGATATGAAACCGGGTGATAAAAAAACCGTACATATCCCTGTTGTTGAGGCTTACGGCCCCAAAAACGAAGAGTTGATCATGGATTTCCCGAAGGCTAATATCCCGGAGGATCTGAAGCCTGAGATAGGTATGGAGCTGCAGATGAGCAACCCTCAGGGCAATGTATTTCCTGTGAAAGTGGTAGCTGTGAAAGATGAATTCATCACCCTGGATGCCAATCACGCACTGGCTGGTGAAGACCTGGTATTTGATATCGAACTGGTAGAGATCGTATAG
- a CDS encoding acyl-CoA thioesterase — protein sequence MYEKQIEHSVTRIFKAVFPNTVNHYDTLFGGTAMHMMDEVAFITATRFSRMRMVTVSTDRIDFKKPIPHGTIVELVGTVSHVGKTSLKVEVEVFVEQMYSSKREKAITGSFIFVAIDEQKRPMEIVLPNEQD from the coding sequence ATGTACGAGAAACAAATTGAGCATTCCGTAACACGGATCTTTAAAGCTGTATTTCCAAATACGGTGAACCATTATGACACTTTATTCGGCGGTACAGCCATGCATATGATGGATGAAGTAGCCTTTATTACAGCTACAAGGTTCAGTCGCATGCGGATGGTAACAGTATCTACCGATCGTATTGATTTTAAAAAGCCTATCCCACACGGAACTATCGTGGAGCTGGTAGGCACCGTCTCGCATGTAGGTAAGACCAGCCTGAAAGTGGAGGTGGAAGTTTTCGTGGAACAAATGTATTCCAGTAAGCGGGAAAAGGCCATTACCGGCTCTTTCATATTCGTGGCGATCGATGAACAGAAAAGACCGATGGAGATCGTCCTACCCAACGAGCAGGATTAA
- a CDS encoding cysteine-rich CWC family protein encodes MADHETVSCPRCAATFECRVGSILRCQCQEVTLTIAERQHISEQFNGCLCANCLQEIKNNYRQQGFRYKVSRVMKLFGKR; translated from the coding sequence ATGGCTGATCATGAAACCGTAAGTTGTCCTCGCTGTGCGGCTACTTTTGAATGCCGCGTAGGCTCTATCCTGCGTTGCCAATGCCAGGAAGTCACCCTGACAATAGCAGAACGGCAGCATATCAGTGAACAATTCAACGGCTGTCTCTGTGCAAATTGTCTGCAAGAGATCAAAAACAATTATCGTCAGCAAGGATTTCGTTACAAAGTATCCAGGGTCATGAAATTGTTCGGGAAAAGATAA